The Candidatus Binataceae bacterium genome has a window encoding:
- a CDS encoding carboxymuconolactone decarboxylase family protein, which yields MATVKLIEYAEAGPDVRAVYDDIMATRKTDRVNNFWKALANHPPTLRRTWESVKEVMAPGALTPLVKEMIYLAVSATNGCEYCIRSHTAGARKAGMTDAMLGELMAVVGMANETNALAAGYQVEVDAQFMTDQGQPTKTG from the coding sequence ATGGCCACCGTGAAACTTATCGAGTATGCCGAAGCCGGCCCGGACGTGCGGGCGGTCTATGATGACATCATGGCCACCCGCAAGACCGACCGGGTCAACAACTTCTGGAAGGCCCTCGCCAACCATCCGCCGACGCTCAGACGCACCTGGGAGAGCGTCAAGGAGGTGATGGCGCCGGGCGCGCTCACGCCGCTGGTCAAGGAGATGATCTATCTCGCGGTCAGCGCGACCAACGGATGCGAGTACTGCATCCGCTCGCATACCGCGGGCGCGCGCAAGGCCGGGATGACCGACGCGATGCTCGGCGAGTTGATGGCAGTGGTCGGGATGGCGAACGAGACCAACGCGCTCGCCGCCGGCTACCAGGTCGAGGTCGATGCGCAATTCATGACGGACCAGGGACAACCCACTAAAACCGGGTAG